TTCTTGCAAAGTCATTCTATTGGTAACTGACATGCTGTATGTCCATCTATTGACTGACATATAAACAATTGACACAATTAAAGTAGTTGATATACACTGTTCTGTAGAATaactgtgagtgtgtgtagtCGGGTAGAGGTATAACGATATAACAGATACCGATGAAGGGAAATGGAATATTGTGAATAACAGctcgtgtgtgcgtgtgttgtgtgttactATAATGTATCACTACGCATGTATACCAACGACAGTTGATTCATACGCGTGGGATCATTGACAGCCACCCCTAATGGTCAATATTCCCAAGATACAAATAACAACatttgtgtattaattaattaattaattaactcaaatAGTCATTTTAGTTTTTCTTGTCTGCTGTTTCCATGGCAACTATCATGTTGATTGTGTCCTGCACACGTTCAGTGACAATACAGTTATGTAAAAAAAGCAGATCAACACGTTTTGTTGTCTCACTTTATCCATTTCCACAGCTTTCTTGAGGATTCCAACAGCCTCACTGTGAGTGACGGCAACCATTGACTTGTTTTCAACCAATAACACTTTATCTCCAACATGCAGACATCCTAAAAATACCACgaatttatttgttaaatatctatgttttaattttataattaacaaaaattttaatttctttatgtattgaacagacagatggacagatggatagatagacagaaaatTTAATTACTTTACCTCgcttgcgcatgcgcagaagGTATAACAAGTGTAAGATGTCAAGTTTATATGAGAAAATTGACTACATATTAGAAACAGTTGTGGCATGTGTCTGACCTTGTCTTGCAATTGCTCCGCTGCTGTCAATGGATTTGATGTGAATACAACCACCATGTCGAGTGTCCATTCCTCCTTGAATGCTGATACCAAGTGGACCATCCTAATGACAATAGACTGTCAATAAGCCTCAGACCacagtgtatgtatgtctaagtgtgtgtgtgtgtgtgtgtgtgtgtgtgtgtgtgtgtgtgtgtgtgtgtgtgtgtgtgtgtgtgtgtgtgtgtgtgtgtgtgtgtgtccaaggTTACTGGTACGTCTGCTTATACCTTCTTCACTGTCACTTTTTTCAATTGTCCTCCTTGAATGACATCATCACCAATCTGTAACAGAGATATCAGTTGGGTCATGGTGCAGCATGCAACTCTCACAGAAACAATGAGCGGACCTGACGTGCTAACTTATTCAAATCGTTTCCTACTATATCAGGTCTAATACATTGCAAATTGTGTTAATTTGCGtaatacaacagaaatggtGCATGAGACTTCATACTTGACTTCAAACACACCAGACTGTTTCGTTTCAGTGTCCTGCCCTCCACTTGATTTTGGCTACAATGAGATGATATTGACGTAATTCTGAGTACAATTTACTAATCAAGCTGTTCATACACTGACAATTTGAATTTCCTTTTGGTTTTCTGAAGTCGCCGGCTCTTCTTCCAATGGAAAATCTGGTGGCTCAAGAATTTGTTCTATGCCATCCATCTCACCTGTGTTTTCTAACTGTTGAAGCTGAGGAGCAGGGACAGGAATTTCTGTTGGTACAGCAACAGGAAAGAGAGCAGCACCAGGAGTGGCAGTAGGCCAAGGAGCGACTGTTGTTGAGTGAACGTTATCTTCTGATGTTCTTCGACTTTGCTGTCTGCTTTCATCGTCTAGACCAATCGAGTAGAAACTGTCACGCACGCTCACGTCAACAATCCGCATGCCTCTTGTGTCAGGTAACCCATCAGCAACAAATACTACAAGCACAGCAGCATTTTCAGACGATACGCTTCACACaaaagtgcatgcatgcatgtctacgtgttgtgtgtgtgtgtgtgtgtgtgcacgtgcgcgcacTTTTTCGTGATATAATGTGCCCTCATACCTGATGCTGGAGCTAGTCCTGGTGCTGCTTTGAAGACAGTCGGCACTTGAGCTGCAGGTTTTGTCTCAATTGTTGGTGATGGTGGAATTTCAGTGTCGTCAGTGACGCTTACTGCTTTAAACGTGATGTTGGGATTGGAAATTTCTGGCTCAAGAGGTTCTAAAGGCTTCACAAACGTGTTGACCTAAACACAAAACTTTGATCTAGTTTAGAGTTGCATGGTCAACTATTCTGAATCAGGAATCACAAACGTTTGCAGATTTCACATTGAAAATCAATGATGAGCTGGACCTTATGACCTTGATTGCTTCTGCGTGAGATATGTTTAGAAAACTGATGCCATTTACAGAAAGTATTTGATCGCCAGACtatgcaaacacaaaattttaaactgtaaacacacacacacacacacacacacacacacacacacacacacacacacacacaatgcaacgAATCTAACAAAAAGCGTCCACTTACTTGCAGTCCAACTGCATCAGCCATTGAGTCCTCATTCACGTCAGCTACAAATATTCCCATGTCGTGTTCAATGCCACCTCGAAttctacaacaaaacattacaacatTGGCTAAAGATctagactgtgtgtgtgtgtgtgtgtgtgtgtgtgtgtgtgtgtgtgtgtgtgtgtgtgtgtgtgtgtgtgtgtgtgtgtgtgtgcgtgtctgtctgtgtgtgtgtgtgtgtgtgtgtgtgtgtgtgtgtgtgtgtgtgtgtgtgtgtgtgtgtgtgtccatgtttgtctACATCCATACGTGCAACCCAGTGGAGTATTCTCCATATTGTGTACAACAATTCTCTTTTCACTCTCATTTACAGCTGTTGGATCTCGTGATCCGAGTTCTGCAACAACAGACTCCTACCACAACCAACAACTATGTATTACTATCCCTCCATCATCACCCAACTAAATCATCTCACTGATCGAGTTCTCTTCTCAACCGGAACTTCTTCCTTTTCGACTACTGTCCACTCTATTGGGTCTTGTGAAGACCTAATAAGCATCTTTTTACTATCTTAAGTCCATATCACTTGTCTTGCAAGCGTCACACAACACACGTACAACACTCACTTCTTTTCTGGCAATAAGCCTTCCGCTGTAATAAAGACAATCACTTAGCAATTAGAACAAGAGAATGTgatatataattttaatttttaatttttaattttaatttttaatttttatttattttctattttttatttttaaaatattttatatgTATATGATGT
The sequence above is drawn from the Corticium candelabrum chromosome 8, ooCorCand1.1, whole genome shotgun sequence genome and encodes:
- the LOC134183035 gene encoding tyrosine-protein phosphatase non-receptor type 13-like, with the translated sequence MDDTPAPQTVDRRQIARDFKAKVNNLIDDERDRAIVFEVLKDYQTTLAVDTLVKSLREILCMPKRLELFKHIRALLPPKHHKLYDDLCPVVPSGDIRTVKLHRVGDKPLGFTIRGGREYNTGVFISSVTPNSKATKANMKVGDCVVRINGYNISELTHNEVVQFLKTKKSLALKLKSEGLLPEKKSSQDPIEWTVVEKEEVPVEKRTRSESVVAELGSRDPTAVNESEKRIVVHNMENTPLGCTIRGGIEHDMGIFVADVNEDSMADAVGLQSGDQILSVNGISFLNISHAEAIKVIRSSSSLIFNVKSANVNTFVKPLEPLEPEISNPNITFKAVSVTDDTEIPPSPTIETKPAAQVPTVFKAAPGLAPASVFVADGLPDTRGMRIVDVSVRDSFYSIGLDDESRQQSRRTSEDNVHSTTVAPWPTATPGAALFPVAVPTEIPVPAPQLQQLENTGEMDGIEQILEPPDFPLEEEPATSENQKEIQIVSPKSSGGQDTETKQSGVFEVKPDIVGNDLNKLARQIGDDVIQGGQLKKVTVKKDGPLGISIQGGMDTRHGGCIHIKSIDSSGAIARQGCLHVGDKVLLVENKSMVAVTHSEAVGILKKAVEMDKDTINMIVAMETADKKN